In Aestuariibaculum lutulentum, one DNA window encodes the following:
- a CDS encoding alpha-isopropylmalate synthase regulatory domain-containing protein, producing the protein MASKRIEIMDTTLRDGEQTSGVSFSASEKLTIAKLLLEELKVDRIEIASARVSEGEFQAVKNVTKWAKDNNYLNQVEVLTFVDKGVSIDWMIEAGAVVQNLLTKGSLNHLTYQLKKTADQHFKEISETISLAISKGIKTNVYLEDWSNGMRNSKDYVFEFLEFLSTQNVDRIMLPDTLGILTPPESYEFVKEIKEKYPDLHFDFHAHNDYDLSVANVMSALNAGADGLHLTVNGMGERAGNAPMASTIAMINDFMPNIEIGVNEKVLFTVSKLVENFSGIMIPANKPVIGANVFTQTAGIHADGDNKKNLYFSDLMPERFGRTRKYALGKASGKANIQKNLQELGLSLNDEDLKKVTQRIIELGDKKEVVTKEDLPYIISDVLDSYSYEEHTKVNSYVLTHAKGLKPSTTVSLTIDGETYEENASGDGQFDAFMKALHKIYKQRDKQLPDLIDYAVRIPPGSHSDALCETIITWKNGKNEFKTRGLDSDQTVSAIKATEKMLNIITN; encoded by the coding sequence ATGGCGTCTAAAAGAATTGAAATAATGGATACGACACTCCGCGATGGTGAACAAACCTCGGGAGTGTCGTTTTCTGCTTCAGAAAAACTCACCATCGCTAAACTTCTTTTAGAAGAATTAAAAGTAGACCGTATTGAAATAGCATCGGCTCGCGTGTCTGAAGGCGAATTTCAGGCGGTTAAAAACGTGACTAAATGGGCAAAAGACAACAACTATTTAAATCAAGTTGAAGTCTTAACCTTTGTCGATAAAGGTGTTTCTATCGATTGGATGATTGAAGCGGGAGCAGTGGTTCAAAACCTATTAACTAAAGGTTCATTGAATCATTTAACTTATCAGCTTAAAAAAACTGCAGATCAGCATTTTAAAGAAATTTCTGAAACCATTTCACTGGCCATTTCTAAAGGTATTAAAACAAATGTTTATTTGGAGGATTGGAGTAATGGTATGCGTAATTCCAAGGATTATGTTTTTGAATTTTTAGAATTTTTAAGCACACAGAATGTAGATCGTATTATGCTTCCTGATACCTTAGGTATTTTAACACCTCCTGAATCGTATGAGTTCGTTAAAGAAATCAAGGAGAAGTATCCGGATTTGCATTTCGATTTTCACGCGCACAACGATTACGATTTAAGTGTTGCTAATGTGATGTCTGCTTTAAATGCTGGTGCCGATGGTTTACATCTTACAGTAAATGGTATGGGTGAGCGTGCAGGTAACGCACCAATGGCGAGCACCATTGCTATGATTAATGATTTTATGCCAAATATTGAAATTGGTGTAAACGAGAAGGTATTGTTTACGGTAAGCAAATTGGTCGAAAACTTTTCTGGTATTATGATTCCTGCCAATAAACCGGTAATTGGAGCAAATGTATTTACACAAACGGCTGGTATTCATGCTGATGGTGACAATAAAAAGAACCTGTATTTCAGCGATTTAATGCCGGAACGTTTTGGGAGAACACGTAAATATGCGCTTGGAAAAGCCTCGGGGAAAGCTAATATTCAGAAGAATTTACAGGAATTAGGCTTGTCTCTTAATGACGAGGATTTAAAGAAAGTTACTCAGCGTATTATTGAGTTGGGTGATAAAAAAGAAGTGGTTACCAAGGAAGACCTTCCCTATATCATATCGGACGTTTTAGATAGCTATTCATACGAAGAACACACTAAGGTTAATTCGTATGTTTTAACGCATGCTAAGGGCTTAAAACCATCAACAACAGTGTCTCTTACTATTGATGGAGAAACTTATGAGGAAAACGCTTCTGGTGACGGACAATTTGATGCGTTTATGAAAGCATTGCATAAAATCTATAAACAACGTGATAAACAACTACCTGATTTAATTGATTATGCGGTAAGAATTCCGCCGGGAAGTCATTCGGATGCGTTGTGTGAAACCATTATTACCTGGAAAAACGGTAAAAATGAATTTAAAACCCGTGGTTTAGATTCCGATCAAACGGTATCTGCAATTAAAGCCACAGAAAAAATGTTGAATATAATTACTAACTAA
- the leuD gene encoding 3-isopropylmalate dehydratase small subunit encodes MAYDKFNILTSTAVPLPLENVDTDQIIPARFLKATKREGFGDNLFRDWRYNGDNTPKEDFVLNNPIYTGKILVGGKNFGSGSSREHAAWAVYDYGFRCVVSSFFADIFKNNCLNIGVLPVQVSPEFLEQIFTAVYDDPKTEIEINLPEQTITILSTGAQESFDINSYKKGNMENGFDDIDYLQSMKGEIEAFAETLPL; translated from the coding sequence ATGGCTTACGATAAATTTAATATACTAACAAGCACTGCGGTACCATTACCGTTAGAAAATGTAGATACAGATCAAATCATCCCGGCACGTTTCTTAAAAGCAACAAAGCGTGAAGGATTTGGTGATAACTTATTCCGCGACTGGCGATACAATGGAGATAATACTCCAAAAGAAGATTTCGTTTTAAACAACCCTATTTACACTGGTAAAATATTAGTAGGAGGAAAGAACTTTGGTTCCGGATCTTCAAGAGAGCACGCTGCATGGGCGGTTTACGATTACGGATTCCGTTGTGTGGTATCAAGTTTCTTTGCTGATATCTTTAAAAATAACTGTTTAAACATTGGGGTTTTACCTGTGCAGGTATCTCCGGAATTTTTAGAGCAAATCTTTACAGCAGTTTACGACGACCCTAAAACGGAAATCGAGATTAATCTTCCAGAACAGACCATAACCATTCTTTCTACTGGCGCTCAGGAATCTTTTGATATCAATAGCTACAAAAAAGGGAATATGGAAAATGGCTTTGATGATATCGATTATTTACAAAGCATGAAAGGTGAAATAGAAGCATTTGCTGAAACTTTACCACTATAG
- the leuC gene encoding 3-isopropylmalate dehydratase large subunit, whose protein sequence is MSKTLFDKVWDSHVVRKIEGGPDVFFIDRHFIHEVTSPVAFLGLKNRGLKVLYPERTFATADHNTPTINQHLPVEDPLSANQLKALEENSNEYGISHWGLGHKKNGIVHVVGPENGITFPGATIVCGDSHTSTHGAFGAIAFGIGTSEVEMVLSTQCIMQPKPKKMRINVNGELSKGVTPKDVALYIISQLTTSGATGYFVEYAGDVFENMTMEGRMTVCNLSIEMGARGGMIAPDETTFNYLKDKPLSPKGEDWDKAVAYWKTLKTDEGSTFDKEINIEAKDIEPMITYGTNPGMGIGISKHIPTAESVEGGVATFKKSLDYMGYHEDEAMVGKKIDYVFLGSCTNGRIEDFRAFASIVKGRKKADHVTAWLVPGSHEVEDKIKEEGILDIIIEAGFTLRQPGCSACLAMNDDKIPAGKYAVSTSNRNFEGRQGPGSRTLLASPLVAAAAAVTGVVTDPRELL, encoded by the coding sequence ATGAGCAAGACATTGTTTGACAAAGTATGGGATTCACATGTGGTTAGGAAAATTGAAGGTGGTCCGGATGTGTTTTTTATAGACCGTCATTTTATTCATGAAGTTACAAGTCCTGTGGCATTTCTTGGGTTAAAAAATAGAGGATTAAAAGTATTATACCCAGAGCGTACGTTTGCTACAGCAGACCATAACACGCCAACAATTAATCAGCATTTACCGGTAGAAGATCCGTTATCTGCAAATCAGTTAAAAGCCTTAGAAGAAAACTCTAACGAATATGGTATTAGTCACTGGGGATTAGGACACAAAAAGAACGGTATTGTTCACGTTGTAGGTCCTGAAAACGGAATTACATTCCCAGGAGCGACGATTGTTTGTGGAGATTCACACACCTCTACGCACGGTGCGTTTGGCGCTATTGCCTTTGGTATTGGTACATCAGAAGTAGAAATGGTATTATCTACACAATGTATCATGCAGCCTAAGCCTAAAAAAATGCGTATTAACGTAAATGGCGAATTAAGTAAAGGAGTGACACCAAAAGATGTTGCTTTATACATTATTTCTCAATTAACTACATCTGGGGCAACAGGTTACTTTGTTGAATATGCAGGTGATGTTTTTGAAAACATGACCATGGAAGGCCGTATGACGGTGTGTAACTTATCTATCGAGATGGGTGCTCGTGGCGGTATGATCGCTCCAGACGAAACAACGTTCAATTATTTAAAAGATAAACCATTATCACCAAAAGGTGAAGATTGGGATAAAGCAGTTGCTTATTGGAAAACTTTAAAAACGGACGAAGGGTCTACTTTTGATAAGGAAATCAATATCGAAGCAAAAGATATCGAACCAATGATTACCTACGGAACCAATCCAGGTATGGGTATCGGTATTTCTAAACACATTCCAACAGCAGAATCTGTAGAAGGTGGTGTAGCTACATTTAAAAAATCTTTAGATTACATGGGGTACCATGAAGATGAGGCTATGGTTGGTAAGAAAATCGATTACGTTTTCTTAGGAAGTTGTACAAACGGTCGTATTGAAGATTTCCGCGCCTTTGCTTCTATTGTAAAAGGACGTAAAAAAGCCGACCACGTAACGGCTTGGTTAGTTCCAGGATCGCACGAAGTTGAAGATAAAATTAAAGAAGAAGGTATTTTAGATATCATTATTGAGGCTGGATTTACGTTAAGACAACCAGGATGTTCTGCATGTTTAGCGATGAACGATGATAAGATTCCTGCTGGGAAATATGCGGTAAGTACATCGAACAGAAACTTTGAAGGACGTCAAGGACCTGGGTCAAGAACTTTATTAGCTAGTCCGTTGGTAGCTGCTGCAGCTGCTGTAACCGGAGTAGTAACCGATCCAAGAGAATTATTATAA
- a CDS encoding acyl-CoA thioesterase, whose translation MKFHTRKWVKPEDLNANGTLFGGRLLEWIDEEAALYTIIQLENQKVVTKYMSEIDFKASAKQGDIVEIGMEVVKFGKASLVLCCEVRNKMTHETIITISSIVMVNLGPDGKAKPHGKTEVEYVADRLK comes from the coding sequence ATGAAATTTCACACTAGAAAATGGGTTAAACCCGAAGACTTAAATGCAAATGGCACCTTGTTTGGAGGGCGTCTTTTAGAATGGATAGACGAAGAAGCTGCTTTATATACTATCATTCAGTTGGAAAACCAAAAAGTGGTTACTAAATACATGAGTGAAATCGACTTTAAAGCTTCGGCAAAGCAAGGTGATATTGTTGAAATAGGTATGGAAGTCGTGAAATTCGGTAAAGCCTCCTTAGTCTTATGTTGTGAGGTTCGTAATAAAATGACCCATGAAACCATAATTACTATTTCCAGTATAGTCATGGTAAATTTAGGGCCAGACGGCAAGGCAAAACCACATGGAAAGACCGAAGTAGAATATGTAGCTGACAGGTTGAAGTAG
- a CDS encoding DUF72 domain-containing protein, producing MKFGSVENPQDIDFTLPPDHPETKKTLEKFKDNNIPEIYVGCAKWNRADLKGFYPRGTKDELAYYSSQFNSIELNATFYRIFPAEQFETWYNKTPDNFKFFPKLNQEISHWKRLQETTDVVNHYLINAANLKEKLGTIFLQMHNNFAPKDFDRVVKFAETWPREIPLAMEFRHTDWYNDNGVADELYQLLEANNISNVIVDTAGRRDLIHMRLTNATAFVRYVGANHPSDYARLDDWIERLKLWTEQGIKEIDFFIHQNIEKESPLLSAYFIKKLNSELGYNLKIPNDNDQQSLF from the coding sequence ATGAAGTTTGGAAGTGTTGAAAATCCACAGGATATTGACTTTACTTTACCTCCGGACCATCCGGAAACTAAGAAAACTTTAGAGAAATTTAAAGACAATAATATTCCTGAAATTTATGTAGGCTGTGCCAAATGGAATAGAGCCGATTTGAAAGGCTTTTATCCGCGGGGCACCAAGGATGAATTAGCATATTATTCGTCTCAGTTTAATTCAATTGAGCTAAACGCTACGTTTTACAGAATATTTCCAGCGGAACAATTTGAAACCTGGTATAATAAAACACCGGATAATTTTAAGTTCTTCCCAAAGCTAAATCAAGAGATTAGCCATTGGAAACGTTTGCAGGAAACCACAGATGTGGTTAATCATTATCTAATTAATGCGGCGAATCTGAAAGAAAAATTAGGAACCATATTTTTACAAATGCATAATAATTTTGCGCCTAAAGATTTTGATAGGGTTGTGAAATTTGCTGAAACCTGGCCTAGGGAAATACCATTAGCAATGGAGTTCAGACATACAGATTGGTATAACGATAATGGAGTTGCTGATGAATTATACCAATTGCTTGAAGCAAATAATATTTCAAATGTCATTGTCGATACTGCGGGAAGACGCGATTTAATACATATGCGTTTAACCAATGCCACAGCTTTTGTGCGTTATGTTGGAGCAAATCATCCAAGTGATTACGCACGTTTAGATGACTGGATAGAACGTTTGAAACTTTGGACAGAGCAAGGAATAAAAGAAATAGATTTTTTTATTCATCAGAACATCGAAAAAGAATCCCCTTTGTTATCGGCTTATTTTATTAAAAAGCTGAATTCAGAATTGGGATACAATTTGAAAATTCCTAATGACAATGACCAGCAGTCGTTATTCTAA
- a CDS encoding glyoxalase: MDTRQINLTKIRPEFKTTTINDNMSSDERFQNLVLRPIVKFQNNLLNEVFLNYVGKHKNVFYSLSIEKRIDYIENAIIKDMKFRNSLKGMIIGLFTVEEYVIYIQNSSALNKRMMNLVRQRLIDNVQLFEKPEILKAI, from the coding sequence ATGGATACTAGACAGATTAACTTGACAAAAATTCGTCCTGAATTTAAAACCACTACAATTAACGACAATATGAGTAGTGACGAACGTTTTCAGAATTTAGTATTGCGCCCTATTGTGAAATTTCAGAACAATTTACTAAACGAAGTTTTCCTGAATTATGTTGGCAAACATAAAAATGTGTTTTACAGCTTGTCGATTGAAAAGCGTATTGATTACATTGAAAATGCCATTATTAAGGATATGAAATTTAGGAACTCCTTAAAAGGAATGATTATTGGTTTGTTTACGGTTGAAGAATATGTAATCTATATTCAAAATTCGTCTGCATTAAATAAACGCATGATGAATTTGGTAAGACAACGCCTAATTGACAATGTTCAACTTTTTGAAAAACCAGAAATTCTAAAAGCTATTTAA
- a CDS encoding DUF2461 domain-containing protein — translation MKTVSANVFKFFKQLEQNNNRDWFNEHKKEFKAVEKDIKGFYNSVLEKLKTYDEVDKLKIFRIYRDVRFSKNKLPYKTHFGGTFHRVKPQLRGGYYIHIQPNNESFIATGFWEPNPADLLRIRKEFEMDASEMRAILKDENFKNIWGALVGDEVKTAPKGFSKDHENIDLIKKKQYIFIRKYADAQVLDEGFIDDIGLAFKAIRPYFNYMSDVLTTNLNGESLL, via the coding sequence ATGAAAACCGTATCTGCAAACGTATTTAAGTTTTTTAAACAGTTAGAGCAAAACAATAACAGAGATTGGTTTAATGAACACAAAAAGGAATTTAAAGCGGTCGAGAAAGATATTAAGGGGTTTTACAATAGCGTTTTAGAAAAGTTAAAAACATACGACGAGGTTGATAAACTAAAAATCTTCCGTATCTATCGCGATGTGCGTTTTTCTAAAAACAAATTGCCATATAAAACACATTTTGGAGGTACATTTCATAGAGTGAAACCACAGTTGAGAGGTGGGTATTATATTCATATTCAGCCTAACAACGAAAGTTTTATAGCTACAGGATTTTGGGAGCCAAACCCAGCAGATTTACTGCGTATTCGCAAGGAGTTTGAAATGGATGCCAGTGAGATGAGAGCTATTTTAAAAGACGAAAATTTTAAAAATATTTGGGGAGCGCTTGTTGGAGATGAAGTCAAAACTGCACCTAAAGGTTTCAGCAAAGATCATGAAAACATCGATTTAATAAAGAAAAAACAATATATATTTATTAGAAAATATGCTGACGCACAAGTTTTAGACGAAGGTTTTATAGATGATATTGGCTTGGCATTTAAAGCTATTCGCCCATATTTTAATTATATGAGCGATGTGCTTACTACTAATTTAAACGGGGAAAGTTTGCTTTAA
- a CDS encoding tRNA pseudouridine synthase A, translating to MKKHFYVITIQYLGYRFHGWQKQPDVKTLHLMVDRTLNFILEGKTFKSLSSGRTDAMVSAECAKFELFLAEPLEDMQVFLNLFNYNLPQDIRALDITEVDAKFNIINHSKTKEYLYLFTFGEKCHPFCAPIMTTILDDLDIELMKEGAKLFQGEHYFKSYCFKPTDNGIYNREIITCEIVENNIYTANYFPKQSYVLRVKGKGFMRNQIRLMMGTLIDLGKGKLTLEDIKYSLQQDVFVKMEYIAPASGLILNNIEFE from the coding sequence ATGAAAAAGCATTTTTACGTTATCACCATTCAATATTTGGGTTATAGATTTCACGGCTGGCAAAAACAACCAGATGTAAAAACCCTGCATTTAATGGTTGATCGCACTTTGAATTTTATTTTAGAAGGTAAAACCTTTAAAAGTTTAAGCTCAGGTAGAACCGATGCCATGGTGTCTGCGGAATGTGCCAAATTCGAATTATTTTTAGCTGAACCTTTGGAAGACATGCAAGTGTTCTTAAATTTGTTTAATTATAATTTACCACAAGATATTCGTGCTTTAGATATTACGGAAGTTGATGCTAAATTTAATATCATCAATCATTCAAAAACAAAGGAATACCTATATCTGTTTACGTTTGGAGAAAAATGTCATCCGTTTTGCGCGCCAATCATGACAACTATTCTTGATGATTTAGATATTGAATTAATGAAGGAAGGTGCAAAACTGTTTCAAGGGGAACATTACTTTAAATCGTATTGCTTTAAACCAACTGATAACGGAATTTATAATCGTGAAATCATCACCTGTGAAATTGTAGAAAACAATATTTATACCGCCAATTATTTCCCAAAGCAATCGTATGTATTACGAGTAAAAGGAAAAGGATTTATGCGTAATCAAATCCGACTCATGATGGGAACTTTAATCGATTTAGGAAAAGGTAAATTAACCCTGGAAGATATAAAATACAGTTTACAACAAGATGTTTTTGTGAAAATGGAATATATCGCTCCAGCATCAGGGCTGATTCTAAATAATATAGAATTTGAATAA
- the hisIE gene encoding bifunctional phosphoribosyl-AMP cyclohydrolase/phosphoribosyl-ATP diphosphatase HisIE has protein sequence MTIKYDDNGLVPAIIQDATTKTVLMLGYMNEAAYQKTLETQKVTFFSRSKQRLWTKGEESGNFLNLVSIKNDCDNDTLLVQVNPDGPTCHKGTDNCWGEENQSSYGFFSTLEDVIKERVENKDTSKSYVASLFAKGINKVAQKVGEEAVETVIEAMDNNDELFLYESADLLFHYLMLLQAKGFTLKDIEAELKGRHK, from the coding sequence ATGACTATAAAATATGATGATAACGGACTAGTTCCAGCTATTATTCAAGATGCTACAACAAAAACGGTGTTGATGTTGGGGTATATGAATGAAGCGGCTTATCAAAAGACTTTAGAAACTCAAAAGGTTACGTTTTTTAGTAGAAGTAAGCAACGCCTTTGGACGAAAGGAGAAGAAAGCGGTAATTTTTTAAACCTTGTTTCTATTAAGAACGACTGTGATAATGATACCTTGTTGGTTCAAGTGAATCCTGATGGACCAACTTGCCACAAAGGAACAGATAACTGTTGGGGAGAAGAAAATCAGTCTTCTTACGGATTTTTTTCAACTCTGGAAGATGTGATTAAAGAGCGCGTTGAAAACAAAGACACCAGCAAATCGTATGTAGCAAGCTTATTTGCCAAAGGCATCAATAAAGTAGCTCAAAAAGTAGGAGAGGAGGCTGTAGAAACGGTAATTGAAGCTATGGATAATAATGATGAATTATTCTTATATGAATCAGCAGATTTATTATTTCATTACCTTATGTTGCTACAGGCTAAAGGTTTCACTTTAAAAGATATTGAAGCGGAATTAAAAGGCAGACATAAATAA
- the hisF gene encoding imidazole glycerol phosphate synthase subunit HisF: MLTKRIVPCLDIKNGRTVKGVNFVDLRDAGDPVELAKQYAEVGADELVFLDIAATLEGRATTLDMVLRVAEQVNIPFTVGGGISSVEHVDALLQCGADKVSINSSAVKRPELVNELADKFGSQCVVVAIDAKQIDGNWKVHLAGGSIPTDIDLFEWAKEVEDRGAGEILFTSMDHDGTKNGFANEALARLSEELNIPIIASGGAGNVQHFVDTFTEGKADAALAASVFHFGEIPIPELKKELKKHNIEVRL, translated from the coding sequence ATGCTAACAAAACGAATAGTTCCTTGTTTGGACATTAAAAACGGACGTACCGTAAAAGGCGTGAATTTTGTTGATTTACGTGATGCTGGTGATCCAGTGGAATTAGCGAAACAATATGCCGAAGTTGGCGCTGATGAATTGGTGTTTTTAGATATTGCAGCGACGTTAGAAGGTCGTGCTACAACCTTAGACATGGTGTTGCGTGTTGCCGAACAAGTAAATATTCCATTTACCGTTGGCGGCGGAATTTCTTCGGTAGAACACGTAGATGCTTTGCTTCAGTGTGGCGCTGATAAGGTGTCTATTAACTCTTCAGCAGTTAAACGCCCGGAACTGGTTAATGAATTAGCCGATAAATTTGGGAGTCAGTGTGTGGTAGTGGCTATTGATGCTAAACAGATTGATGGGAATTGGAAAGTACATTTGGCTGGCGGGAGTATTCCAACAGATATCGATTTATTTGAATGGGCTAAGGAAGTTGAAGATCGCGGTGCTGGTGAAATTTTATTTACATCTATGGATCACGACGGTACCAAAAACGGATTTGCAAATGAAGCTTTAGCTCGACTTTCTGAGGAATTAAACATCCCGATTATTGCTTCTGGAGGCGCTGGAAATGTACAGCATTTTGTAGATACGTTTACCGAAGGGAAAGCCGATGCCGCTTTGGCTGCCAGTGTGTTTCACTTTGGAGAAATCCCAATCCCGGAATTAAAAAAAGAATTGAAAAAGCATAATATAGAAGTGCGATTATGA
- the hisA gene encoding 1-(5-phosphoribosyl)-5-[(5-phosphoribosylamino)methylideneamino]imidazole-4-carboxamide isomerase produces the protein MRIIPAIDIIDGKCVRLTKGDYDTKKVYNESPLEVAKMFEDAGIQYLHLVDLDGAKAQHIVNYKVLEQIASKTKLKVDFGGGLKTNEDLHIAFNSGARQITGGSIAVKDAKTFEGWISKYGSEKIILGADSNAGKIAISGWQEDSQEELIPFIKGYQKKGIQYVICTDISKDGMLQGPSVDLYKEIITECSSASNGQSVKLIASGGISIIDELPVLKELGCEGVIIGKAIYENRITLKQLEKFI, from the coding sequence ATGAGAATTATACCAGCCATAGATATTATAGATGGGAAATGTGTCCGTCTAACCAAAGGCGATTACGACACAAAAAAAGTATACAACGAGAGTCCGTTAGAAGTTGCTAAAATGTTTGAAGATGCAGGTATTCAGTATTTGCATTTGGTCGATTTAGATGGCGCAAAAGCCCAACACATCGTTAATTACAAGGTTTTAGAGCAAATTGCATCAAAAACCAAGTTAAAGGTAGATTTTGGCGGCGGATTAAAAACCAATGAAGATTTACACATTGCCTTTAATTCAGGAGCTCGACAAATTACAGGAGGCAGCATTGCAGTAAAGGACGCTAAGACTTTTGAAGGTTGGATTTCAAAATACGGATCTGAAAAAATTATTCTGGGTGCCGACAGTAATGCGGGAAAAATAGCGATTAGCGGATGGCAGGAAGATAGTCAGGAAGAGTTAATTCCGTTTATAAAAGGTTATCAGAAAAAGGGCATTCAATATGTGATTTGTACAGATATTTCCAAAGACGGCATGCTGCAGGGCCCTTCAGTAGATTTATATAAAGAAATTATTACTGAGTGTTCAAGCGCGAGTAACGGTCAATCAGTTAAATTAATTGCTTCAGGAGGTATTTCAATTATTGATGAATTGCCGGTTTTAAAAGAATTGGGTTGCGAAGGTGTTATTATTGGTAAGGCGATTTACGAAAACAGAATCACCTTAAAACAACTCGAAAAATTTATATAG
- the hisH gene encoding imidazole glycerol phosphate synthase subunit HisH codes for MKLVIINYGAGNIKSIQFAFKRLGVDAVLSNDPEEILAADKIIFPGVGEASSAMAMLEESGLDKLIPKLKQPVLGICLGMQLLCEFTEEGNTKGLGVFKTVVKRFDNSVKVPQMGWNVIKELKSNLFKDVKEKEYMYLVHSYYAEHCPETIATTDYGLNYASALQHKNFYGVQFHPEKSSLAGEQILKNFLEL; via the coding sequence ATGAAACTAGTTATTATAAATTACGGAGCAGGAAATATTAAAAGTATTCAGTTTGCTTTTAAGCGTCTGGGTGTTGATGCTGTGCTATCAAACGACCCAGAAGAAATTCTTGCTGCCGATAAAATCATATTTCCTGGTGTAGGTGAGGCCAGTAGTGCTATGGCAATGCTGGAAGAATCCGGATTAGATAAACTTATTCCGAAATTAAAACAACCGGTTTTAGGGATTTGCTTAGGGATGCAACTACTTTGTGAATTCACCGAAGAAGGAAATACCAAGGGGCTTGGTGTATTTAAAACGGTAGTAAAACGTTTTGATAACTCCGTTAAAGTGCCTCAAATGGGCTGGAATGTCATTAAAGAGCTGAAATCAAATCTATTTAAAGATGTTAAAGAAAAGGAATACATGTATCTCGTACATAGTTATTATGCTGAGCATTGCCCTGAAACCATCGCAACCACAGATTACGGATTAAACTATGCTTCGGCTTTGCAACATAAAAACTTTTACGGCGTGCAGTTTCACCCGGAAAAGAGTAGCTTAGCGGGAGAACAAATTTTAAAAAACTTTTTAGAGCTATAA